In Salmo trutta chromosome 16, fSalTru1.1, whole genome shotgun sequence, a genomic segment contains:
- the LOC115150007 gene encoding L-rhamnose-binding lectin CSL3, with protein sequence MRMFRLTVVALLTAACCTLTDGAISITCEGSDALLQCDGGKIEIKRANYGRRKHDVCSIGRPDNQLTDTNCLSQSTTSKMAERCGGKSQCIVPASNLVFGDPCVGTYKYLDTKYSCVQQPETISSIICEGSDSQLLCDRGEIHIQRANYGRRQHDVCSIGRPHKQLKNTNCINQSTTSTMSERCDGERQCIVKVSNSVFGDPCVGTYKYLDVAYTCD encoded by the exons ATGCGCATGTTCAGACTAACGGTGGTCGCAT TGCTGACTGCAGCTTGCTGTACACTAACAGATGGAG CAATCAGCATCACGTGTGAAGGCTCTGATGCTTTACTGCAATGTG ATGGAGGAAAGATTGAAATCAAGCGTGCCAACTATGGTCGTCGTAAACACGATGTGTGTTCCATTGGGCGCCCCGATAACCAACTCACCGACACCAACTGCCTCAGCCAATCCACCACCAGCAAGATGGCAGAAAG GTGCGGTGGGAAGAGCCAGTGTATTGTCCCGGCATCCAATTTGGTTTTTGGAGACCCCTGTGTCGGGACTTACAAGTACCTGGACACCAAATACTCCTGTGTCCAACAGCCCGAAACAA TAAGCAGCATCATATGTGAAGGCTCTGATTCCCAACTACTATGTG aTCGGGGTGAGATCCATATTCAGCGTGCCAACTATGGTCGTCGTCAACACGATGTGTGTTCCATTGGGCGCCCACACAAACAACTCAAAAACACCAACTGCATCAACCAATCCACCACCAGCACAATGTCAGAAAG GTGTGATGGAGAGCGCCAGTGTATCGTCAAGGTATCCAACTCCGTGTTCGGCGACCCCTGTGTTGGAACTTATAAGTACTTGGATGTGGCTTACACCTGTGACTga